The genomic window AGGGCGTGCGCATGTTCACCGGCGACGACTTCAACTACGTCGGGCTCATCGGAGGCGCCGACGTCCCCGACGCGGCGCAGCCCTCTCGTGATCCGGCGAGCCCCCGACAGCACTCCGACGCCCTGCTCGGCGCGTTCGCCGCGATCACCCCGGTCGCGTCGGCGGCGATCCAGGCGCTCGACGCCGGCGATCCGGCACTGTACCTCGAGATCCTGGGGCCGACCGAGGAGCTCAGCCGCCAGGTCTTCGCCGCGCCGACGTTCTACTACAAGACCGGCGTCGCGTTCCTGTCGTGGCTGAACGGCCATCAGTCCGCGTTCCAGATGGTGGGCGGCCTGCACTCGGCGCGGAGCCTGCCCCACCTGTCGCGCATCGTCGAGCTCGCCAACGCGTCGCTCGCCCTCGAGCAGCCCGGGCTCGCCGCCGAACGGTGGCACGGGATGCTCCGCCTGAACGGAGTGGACGCATGACCCCGGCATCCTTCCCCACCTCCCCCGCATCCGTGTCCCAGTTCTTCCCGCTATGCGTTCTGCAGAGCAAGCCGAACCGGGACATGAACCGAACGAAGTGGGACACGAAGACCGGAGTGGACGCATGAACGCCATCGACCCGCGCCTGTCGATCAACCAGGCCACCATCAAGCACGCGGACCTCGCCACCGCCCTGCGCGTCACCGCCGAGGCGGGAGTGCCGGCGATCGGCCTGTGGCGCGAGCCGGTGAACGAGGTCGGCCTCGACGTCGCGGCGAGCATGCTCGCCGACTCGGGGCTGCGCTTCTCGACCTACTGTCGCGGCGGGTTCTTCACGGTCCCCGAGGGCCCGGTCCGCCGCGCTGCCATCGACGACAACCGGCGCGCGATCGAGGAGACCGCGACGCTCGCGGCCGCAGGCGCACCCGGCTCGAAGGCCATCCTCGTGCTCGTCGCCGGCGGCCTGCCCGACGGGTCGCGCGATCTGGCGGGTGCGCGTGGACGGGTCCGCGACGCGCTCGGCGAGCTGGCTCCGGATGCCGCGGCCGCCGGAGTGACGCTCGCGATCGAGCCGCTTCATCCGATGTACGTGAGCGACCGCGCCGTGGTGTCGACGCTCGGGCAGGCGCTCGACATCGCCGCCGACTTCGACGCCTCGGTCGTCGGCGCGACCGTCGACACGTTCCACGTGTTCTGGGACCCGCAGGTGCTGGACCAGATCGAGCGGGCCGGTCGCGAGGGGCGCATCGCGACGTACCAGGTGTGCGACTGGAAGACTCCGCTCGCCGCAGACGTCCTGCTGAGCCGGCACTACCCCGGCGACGGAGTGATCGACTTCGCTTCGCTCACCCGCGCCGTCGAGGCGACCGGCTATGCGGGCGACGTCGAGGTCGAGATCTTCAACGCCGACGTCTGGGCGACCGACCCGCGCGTCGCGGTGCAGCGGACGGCCGCCGGGTTCCAGGCCGCGGTGTCGCCCTACCTGCGCGTTCCGGTCGCAGGCTGACCGTGGCATCCGATCTCGGCCGCCCGGTTCCGCGGCGGTCGGCGCGGGCGACGCGCACCTCGGGAAGACGATTGCCTGGTCAGGCCTGGAACCGGACACAGGCCCTAGACTCAGCCTGATGAGCGAGATGCACGCGCCTGCCCGAGGCGCCGCAACACTGCATGACGTCGCCCGCGAGGCCGGCGTGTCGCTGGCGACCGCTTCTCGCGTGCTCAACGGATCGACGCGCAAGGTGGCCGAGAGCTACCGCGAGCGCGTCGAGGCCGCCGCCGAGAAGCTCGGCTACACCGCCAACCTGTCGGCCCAGGCGACGGCGCGCGGAACCTCCGCGATCGTCGCGCTTCTGGTGGCCGACATCGCCGACCCGTACTTCGGCCAGCTCGCCTCGGGAGTCGCCCGCGGCGCGGACGAGGCCGGGCTCGTCGTGACGATCGCGATCACCGAGCGCGACCCGCAGCGCGAGGTGAAGCTGGTCCGGGCTCTGCGCGGCCAGCGTCCGCGCGGGCTGATCCTCGCGGCATCCCGCACCGAAGGCCCCGACGCCGCAGGACTGGAGTCCGAGCTCGAAGCATTCTCCGGCATGGGCGGCCGCGTGGTCGTGCTCGGCCAGGGCGCTGCCGGGCAGCGCTCGGTCGGCCTCGACAACCACGGCGGCGCCGTGGCGCTCGGCGCCCGGCTCGCCGGCCTCGGCTACCGCGACGCGGTCGTGATCGCGGCCGCCGAGGGCATCCGGACGTCGGACGACCGCGTCGCCGGGTTCACCTCGGGCTTCTCGGACGGCGGCGGCACGGTCCGCGAGGTGCGCCGCGGCGGCTTCACACGCGACGCCGGCTACGCCACCGCGCAGGAGCTCATCGCCGACGGTCTCGCACCGGGCACGGTCGTGTTCGGGATCAGCGACGTGGTCGCGATCGGCATCATGTCGGCCCTGCGCGACGCCGGGCTGCGGGTCGGCGACGACATCGCCGTCGCGGGCTTCGACGACATCGCGACGGGTCGCGACATCCGCCCCGGGCTCACCACGGTGCGCGTGCCCCTCGAAGACCTCGGCTACCGCGCGCTGCACGCGGCGATCGAGGCGGACTGGGACCCGGCGGCCGAGCCGCCGCTGCCGCTCGAGGTCGTCGTGCGCGGCAGCACCCCGCCCCGCGCCTGAGGCGTCGCGGTCCCCGGTCCAGCTCCGGGAACGGGCTCCGCACCGCGCCCCGGTCGCCAGGCCCGGCCTCCGGGTCGTTCCGCCGACCGACCCGGCCGCCGATGCACCGCCCGGGCCCCGATCCCGGCCGCCTGTGAAAGCGACGGGACGAGCGAGCTCGGCGACGGCGTGTCACCGGTCCGGGGCCGCGTTTCTCCCCGCCGGTCGACGGGACCCGCGACCTACCCCGGCCCCCGACGACGAGGAAGCGTTTCCTGGCGCGCTAGGCTGACGCCGGATGTGAGGAGAAGCGGATGCCGCGACCGGCGAAGGGTGTGACCATCGCGGACGTCGCCGCCAAGGCGGGCGTCTCGCTGTCGACGGTGTCGCGCGCGCTCAACGACAACCCGACGGTCGACCCGGTGCTCGCGGAGCGGGTGAGGGAGGCGGCGGCATCGCTGGACTACCGCGCCAGTCCGCTCGCGCGGAGCCTCGTGCTGGGACGCACCCAGACCGTCGCCGTCGTCGTGCCCGACCTCGGCAACCCCACGTTCCAGGAGGTGCTGCGCGGTCTCAGCCGCGCGGCGGCCGCCCACGACTACCACGTGCTCATCGCCGACTCGGCGGAGTCCGTCGACGAGGAGCGCGTGCTCGCGATCGAGACGCGCCGTCGCACCGACGGGGTGATCCTGTGCGCTCCGCGCCTCCCCCAGGACGAGCTCGACCGGCTCGTCGCCGGCCTCGGTCCCGTCGTGCTCGTGAACCGCTCCGCCGGCGGCGTCCCGTCGGTGGGGGCCGACTATCGCGCCGCCCTCGGCGACGAGCTGGCCCACCTCTACGGACTCGGCCATCGGCGCCTCGTCTACCTGGCGGGCTCCGAGCGCAGCGTCGCCAACGCCGCACGCCTCGACGCCATCGCCGAGTTCGTCGCCGCCCGTTCCGACGCCGAGGTCGTCGAGCTCGCCGGAGGGGTCGACTTCGACGCCGGTGCTGCCGCCGCGCCCGCGGTCCTCGGCTCCGGGGCGACAGCCGTCCTCGCCTTCAACGACCTCGTCGCGATGGGGCTGCAGAGCGCGGTGCAGGCGAGCGGATGCCGCGTCCCCGACGACCTGTCGATCGTCGGGTTCGACGACATCCCGTTCGCCCGCCACACCACTCCGCCGCTGACGACCGCCGCCGTCCCCGCGGCCGAGCTCGGGGCCAGGGCATGGGCGCAGATGCGGCTGCTGCTGGACGGCGAGGAGCCGAGCGATCCGGTGTCGCTC from Microbacterium sulfonylureivorans includes these protein-coding regions:
- a CDS encoding LacI family DNA-binding transcriptional regulator: MPRPAKGVTIADVAAKAGVSLSTVSRALNDNPTVDPVLAERVREAAASLDYRASPLARSLVLGRTQTVAVVVPDLGNPTFQEVLRGLSRAAAAHDYHVLIADSAESVDEERVLAIETRRRTDGVILCAPRLPQDELDRLVAGLGPVVLVNRSAGGVPSVGADYRAALGDELAHLYGLGHRRLVYLAGSERSVANAARLDAIAEFVAARSDAEVVELAGGVDFDAGAAAAPAVLGSGATAVLAFNDLVAMGLQSAVQASGCRVPDDLSIVGFDDIPFARHTTPPLTTAAVPAAELGARAWAQMRLLLDGEEPSDPVSLRPSLAVRGSTGPAPAA
- a CDS encoding sugar phosphate isomerase/epimerase family protein, producing the protein MNAIDPRLSINQATIKHADLATALRVTAEAGVPAIGLWREPVNEVGLDVAASMLADSGLRFSTYCRGGFFTVPEGPVRRAAIDDNRRAIEETATLAAAGAPGSKAILVLVAGGLPDGSRDLAGARGRVRDALGELAPDAAAAGVTLAIEPLHPMYVSDRAVVSTLGQALDIAADFDASVVGATVDTFHVFWDPQVLDQIERAGREGRIATYQVCDWKTPLAADVLLSRHYPGDGVIDFASLTRAVEATGYAGDVEVEIFNADVWATDPRVAVQRTAAGFQAAVSPYLRVPVAG
- a CDS encoding LacI family DNA-binding transcriptional regulator, with the translated sequence MSEMHAPARGAATLHDVAREAGVSLATASRVLNGSTRKVAESYRERVEAAAEKLGYTANLSAQATARGTSAIVALLVADIADPYFGQLASGVARGADEAGLVVTIAITERDPQREVKLVRALRGQRPRGLILAASRTEGPDAAGLESELEAFSGMGGRVVVLGQGAAGQRSVGLDNHGGAVALGARLAGLGYRDAVVIAAAEGIRTSDDRVAGFTSGFSDGGGTVREVRRGGFTRDAGYATAQELIADGLAPGTVVFGISDVVAIGIMSALRDAGLRVGDDIAVAGFDDIATGRDIRPGLTTVRVPLEDLGYRALHAAIEADWDPAAEPPLPLEVVVRGSTPPRA